The Sulfurimonas lithotrophica genome includes a region encoding these proteins:
- the surE gene encoding 5'/3'-nucleotidase SurE: protein MSMDVYNILVTNDDGYEAKGLLELVKTLREIEGVRVTVVAPANEKSACGHSITLVRPLRFIGIDDDFFKLDDGTPSDCVYLSLASIFADKKPDLLISGINRGSNMGEDITYSGTAAGAMEGVLHDIPSIAISQVMDFTDPSGDFELASNFIQDLVTKIKNGTFPLPKREFLNINIPFDKKEADVKVTYAGYRHYANDAHAHRNPRGEEFYWLGLHPLDFSPREGQTRMSDYEAIKAGYISISPIMLDLSAYKSMKGLEYWLNTHE, encoded by the coding sequence ATGTCTATGGATGTTTATAATATATTGGTAACAAACGATGACGGCTATGAAGCAAAGGGTTTATTGGAACTTGTAAAAACTTTGAGAGAGATAGAAGGCGTGCGTGTAACGGTTGTCGCTCCGGCTAATGAAAAATCGGCTTGCGGACACTCAATCACACTTGTAAGACCATTGCGTTTTATAGGTATAGACGATGATTTTTTTAAACTAGATGACGGTACTCCGAGTGACTGTGTATATCTGTCTTTAGCATCTATATTTGCAGATAAAAAACCAGATTTACTAATAAGCGGAATAAACCGCGGCTCAAATATGGGTGAAGATATTACTTACAGCGGAACTGCAGCAGGTGCTATGGAAGGTGTACTGCACGATATTCCTTCTATTGCCATAAGTCAGGTTATGGATTTTACAGACCCAAGCGGTGATTTTGAGTTGGCAAGTAATTTTATACAAGATTTAGTAACTAAGATTAAAAACGGTACGTTTCCTTTGCCAAAACGTGAATTTTTAAATATAAATATACCTTTTGATAAAAAAGAGGCTGATGTTAAAGTAACGTATGCAGGTTACAGACACTATGCAAACGATGCACATGCACATAGAAATCCGCGTGGAGAAGAGTTTTACTGGTTAGGTTTGCATCCGCTTGATTTTTCACCGCGAGAAGGGCAAACCAGAATGAGCGATTATGAAGCGATAAAAGCCGGATATATTTCGATAAGCCCTATTATGCTGGATTTGAGTGCATATAAGAGTATGAAAGGTTTGGAGTATTGGCTAAATACGCACGAATAA
- the argC gene encoding N-acetyl-gamma-glutamyl-phosphate reductase — protein sequence MKHINVGVVGASGYTGIELIKILINHPIFNINYVATSTGDTELDILHPSLKDVFSCSVEKADTKEIEKRCELVFLALPHQASMGFAKDLINNGVKIVDLSADYRLELETYEKHYCPHEDKEHLSQAVYGLPELYREDIKKSSLVANPGCYPTASILGLIPFTKYIDENFPIFIDAKSGVSGAGKKCNESTHYISINENIFAYKVLNHRHEPEIKEKLFQQSSKDFDINFVPHLIPATRGELIDAYMLLNEDIDPIAVLKEFYKDEPFVRIFDKPVDIKSCSGTNFCDIYAQKKGNKLYVNSAVDNILRGSSSQAVANANLMCGLDEDLALPIIAYVP from the coding sequence TTGAAACACATTAATGTCGGAGTGGTTGGAGCCAGTGGTTATACAGGTATAGAATTAATAAAAATACTTATAAACCATCCTATTTTTAATATAAACTATGTTGCAACAAGTACGGGCGATACTGAGCTGGATATATTGCATCCGTCTTTGAAAGACGTGTTTTCCTGCAGTGTTGAAAAAGCTGATACGAAAGAGATTGAAAAAAGATGTGAACTTGTTTTTTTAGCACTTCCGCATCAGGCATCTATGGGTTTTGCAAAAGATTTGATAAATAACGGTGTGAAAATCGTTGATTTATCAGCCGATTATAGACTTGAACTGGAAACTTACGAGAAACACTATTGTCCACATGAAGATAAAGAGCATCTAAGTCAGGCAGTTTACGGTTTGCCTGAACTTTACCGTGAAGATATTAAAAAAAGCTCACTTGTAGCAAATCCCGGTTGTTATCCTACTGCATCTATTCTTGGATTGATTCCTTTTACCAAATATATAGATGAAAACTTTCCAATTTTCATAGATGCAAAAAGCGGTGTTAGCGGTGCTGGTAAAAAATGTAATGAATCAACACACTATATAAGCATCAACGAAAATATATTTGCATATAAGGTATTAAACCACAGACATGAACCGGAGATAAAAGAGAAGCTTTTTCAACAAAGTTCTAAAGACTTTGATATCAATTTTGTACCGCACTTAATCCCTGCAACCCGTGGTGAGCTTATAGATGCATATATGCTTTTAAATGAAGATATAGATCCGATAGCCGTGCTAAAAGAGTTTTATAAAGATGAACCTTTTGTAAGAATATTTGATAAACCCGTAGATATAAAATCATGTAGTGGGACAAATTTTTGCGATATATATGCACAAAAAAAAGGTAATAAGCTTTATGTAAACAGTGCCGTAGATAATATCCTTCGCGGCTCATCATCTCAAGCAGTTGCAAATGCAAATCTTATGTGCGGATTGGATGAGGATTTAGCATTACCTATCATCGCTTATGTACCTTAA
- a CDS encoding ABC transporter ATP-binding protein: MSIISVKNVETKFGERLIHEDLNLDIKKGDIYGLLGPSGCGKTTLLREMVMLQKYSRGSINVLGYDLNNITHDQAQSLRRQWGVLFQAGALFSSLSVAENIALGLEEYTDLDKKMIDEIVAFKINLVGLKQSDGELFPSQISGGMKKKAALARALALDPKLLFLDEPTSGLDPISARDFDSLILKLHELLGLTIVMVSHDLKSIYDTLDKIAVIDNKKIIYEGSLDNIKNQKSEFIRTFFKANL, encoded by the coding sequence ATGAGTATTATCAGTGTAAAAAATGTTGAGACAAAATTTGGAGAGAGATTAATACATGAAGATTTAAATCTAGATATAAAAAAAGGTGATATATATGGTCTTTTAGGTCCAAGCGGATGCGGAAAAACAACACTTTTACGTGAAATGGTAATGCTTCAAAAATACTCGCGCGGTTCAATAAATGTCCTTGGATATGATTTAAATAATATAACTCACGATCAGGCTCAATCTCTTAGACGGCAATGGGGCGTTTTATTTCAAGCAGGGGCACTTTTTTCATCTTTGAGTGTTGCTGAAAATATAGCTCTTGGTTTAGAAGAATATACCGATTTAGATAAAAAAATGATAGATGAAATCGTTGCATTTAAGATTAACCTTGTGGGACTAAAACAATCCGACGGTGAACTTTTCCCTTCCCAAATATCAGGAGGAATGAAAAAAAAAGCTGCACTTGCACGTGCCTTGGCACTTGATCCTAAACTTTTGTTTTTAGATGAGCCGACAAGTGGATTAGATCCTATATCTGCCAGAGATTTTGATTCGCTTATTTTGAAACTCCATGAACTTTTGGGTTTGACTATAGTGATGGTATCTCATGATTTAAAGTCTATTTACGATACATTAGATAAAATAGCCGTAATAGATAATAAAAAAATTATTTATGAGGGTTCACTTGATAATATTAAAAATCAAAAAAGTGAATTTATACGTACATTTTTTAAGGCAAATCTGTGA
- a CDS encoding MlaD family protein: MNNKVNYTLIGILVIIGFALIVIFSYWLLQPSEEKSIKKYYIYFNESVLGLNLEAPVKYRGINVGKVTSIEINPKNSEQVQVVVTIIKSTPIKTTTRAKLTSQGITGLSYINLLMGKNGTELLKNNGEEKYPVIKTTPSFFETIEQSFGSVSTNLSKTLSGTQELLNDENQKQIGIILNRSAKFMDKLEKMLNDKTLEHFQSSMKNIDDASQKINTMMPKIENFIDNSVAWENKLANNFKVIMQSYMGIRESMDVFKASVANGDFNIKEITSDVIPSLNSTLLELQELIISLDSLMEQYEKSPGDILFKTQEINKGPGEK, translated from the coding sequence GTGAATAATAAAGTTAATTATACGCTTATCGGTATATTGGTAATAATCGGATTTGCACTTATTGTTATATTTTCTTACTGGTTGCTTCAACCCTCGGAAGAAAAATCTATTAAAAAATATTATATATATTTTAACGAATCTGTACTTGGACTAAATTTGGAAGCTCCTGTAAAATATCGTGGCATCAATGTTGGTAAAGTAACAAGTATAGAAATAAATCCCAAAAATTCCGAACAAGTTCAAGTTGTAGTAACTATAATAAAATCTACACCTATAAAAACTACTACAAGAGCAAAACTCACTTCGCAAGGTATTACGGGTCTTAGTTATATTAACTTGTTAATGGGTAAAAACGGTACTGAATTATTAAAAAATAACGGTGAAGAAAAATATCCTGTTATCAAAACTACCCCTAGTTTTTTTGAAACTATAGAGCAGTCATTTGGCAGTGTCTCTACAAATCTTTCAAAAACACTAAGCGGTACGCAGGAACTTTTAAATGATGAAAATCAAAAACAGATAGGGATTATACTTAACCGTTCCGCAAAATTTATGGATAAGTTAGAGAAGATGTTAAACGATAAAACTCTTGAACATTTTCAAAGCAGTATGAAAAATATAGACGATGCAAGTCAAAAAATAAACACAATGATGCCAAAAATCGAAAACTTTATAGATAATAGTGTCGCATGGGAAAATAAACTAGCAAATAACTTTAAAGTTATCATGCAAAGTTATATGGGGATAAGAGAGTCCATGGATGTATTTAAAGCATCCGTTGCAAACGGTGACTTTAATATAAAAGAGATAACAAGTGATGTAATTCCAAGTTTAAATTCTACGCTTTTAGAGCTACAAGAATTGATTATAAGCTTAGACTCTCTTATGGAGCAGTATGAAAAAAGTCCGGGAGATATACTTTTTAAGACACAAGAGATAAATAAAGGACCGGGAGAAAAATAG
- a CDS encoding chemotaxis protein: MMNDDSLKVGSNEMELVDFRIFKQQDDDIYEGIYGINVSKVREIIKMPKLTELPGTPEFIEGIFDLRDVVIPVVNLAKWMGVSEPEEAEKNARVIITEFNNVLIGFIVHDAKRIRRINWNDIEPASFASGSGELDGSKITGVTKIEDDSVLLILDLESVVQELGLYEPDVDDIMHRTDDEEKFSGIALILDDSATARKIVKDALEKMGFSVIEAIDGEDGLGKLDELYNTYGENLDRNLKIIISDVEMPRMDGFHFAANTKSDGRFKNIPIVFNSSISDHFSEGRGLEAGGEAYLVKFQGGAFYDEVSRIVRAHMK, from the coding sequence ATGATGAATGATGATTCACTAAAAGTTGGCTCAAATGAGATGGAGCTCGTTGATTTTCGTATATTCAAACAGCAGGATGATGATATATATGAAGGGATATATGGAATAAACGTTTCAAAAGTCCGTGAAATTATCAAAATGCCGAAATTAACGGAATTACCCGGTACTCCTGAATTTATAGAAGGTATATTTGATCTGCGCGATGTAGTAATACCTGTAGTAAATTTAGCTAAGTGGATGGGAGTTAGCGAACCTGAAGAGGCTGAAAAGAATGCCCGCGTTATTATTACGGAGTTTAATAATGTGCTTATTGGATTCATAGTCCATGATGCAAAGCGTATTAGACGTATAAATTGGAATGATATCGAGCCTGCTTCATTTGCAAGCGGTAGCGGTGAGCTTGACGGTAGTAAGATTACGGGTGTTACTAAAATAGAAGACGACAGTGTACTTCTTATACTTGACTTGGAAAGCGTAGTTCAAGAACTTGGTCTGTATGAACCTGATGTTGATGATATTATGCACAGAACAGACGATGAAGAAAAATTTAGCGGTATAGCCCTTATTTTGGATGATAGTGCTACGGCTAGAAAAATAGTTAAAGATGCCTTAGAAAAAATGGGCTTTAGTGTTATTGAAGCCATAGACGGAGAGGACGGTCTTGGAAAACTAGACGAACTTTATAATACATACGGAGAAAATTTAGATAGAAATCTAAAAATTATCATTTCCGATGTTGAGATGCCTCGTATGGACGGTTTTCACTTTGCTGCAAATACAAAATCAGACGGAAGATTTAAAAATATACCGATAGTATTTAACTCGTCTATCAGTGATCATTTTAGTGAAGGCAGAGGTTTAGAAGCCGGTGGTGAGGCTTATTTGGTTAAGTTCCAAGGCGGAGCATTTTATGATGAAGTGTCACGTATAGTTCGTGCACATATGAAATAG
- a CDS encoding UDP-2,3-diacylglucosamine diphosphatase produces MIEIKEGAFIVSDAHYSRKRLELLNFFKDIQNKKLKPTQLILMGDMFDLLFGGINRTVKRNQELVDILNEISKDIELIYLEGNHDFNLKKVFKNAKVFKISQQPVECVTNGKKTYLAHGDFASNTGYKVYTAVIRNRFVLFVLNIINIIFNNIILKKLDFYLDKKDDCNTIENFEKIIKNRLDEKFECEYFIEGHFHQNKKIEFEKFHYINLAAFACNQRYFIVRFANKELLHSNKYLGD; encoded by the coding sequence GTGATTGAGATAAAAGAGGGTGCATTTATAGTCTCGGATGCACATTACTCACGCAAACGCCTTGAGCTTCTAAATTTTTTCAAAGATATTCAAAATAAAAAATTAAAACCTACTCAACTTATTTTGATGGGTGATATGTTTGATTTATTATTTGGCGGTATTAACAGGACTGTAAAAAGAAATCAGGAATTGGTAGATATTTTAAATGAGATTTCCAAAGATATAGAACTTATTTATTTAGAAGGAAATCATGATTTTAACCTAAAAAAAGTATTTAAAAATGCAAAAGTATTTAAAATATCCCAGCAGCCTGTTGAATGTGTAACAAATGGGAAAAAAACATATTTGGCACACGGAGATTTTGCGTCAAATACGGGATATAAAGTATATACGGCTGTTATTAGAAACAGATTTGTACTTTTTGTTTTAAATATTATAAATATAATTTTTAATAACATCATATTAAAAAAATTGGATTTTTATTTAGATAAAAAAGATGATTGTAATACAATAGAAAATTTTGAAAAGATAATTAAAAACAGACTCGATGAAAAGTTTGAATGTGAGTATTTTATTGAAGGACATTTCCATCAAAATAAGAAGATAGAGTTTGAAAAATTTCACTATATAAACTTAGCAGCTTTTGCTTGCAATCAAAGATATTTTATTGTAAGATTTGCTAACAAAGAGTTATTGCATAGCAATAAATACTTGGGGGACTAA
- a CDS encoding ThiF family adenylyltransferase codes for MAKYARIKTLLKEDFVKLEDAKIILLGVGGVGSFCLDCLIRSGVKDITIVDFDMYDESNQNRQMWSELHEGEIKVEALKEHYPNLKIINQKIDEDWVWNFDFDSYDLVLDAIDDTKAKIALAQKCYKKLISSFGSAKRIDASAVKVDDIWKTYGDKFGSKIRYELKKRGFKKKYKVIFSSEEARVKEKGSFMGVTATFGLFMCSEALKRLIK; via the coding sequence TTGGCTAAATACGCACGAATAAAAACCCTGCTCAAAGAAGATTTTGTAAAGCTCGAAGATGCAAAAATTATTTTACTCGGTGTCGGCGGAGTCGGAAGTTTTTGTCTTGATTGTTTGATAAGAAGCGGAGTCAAAGATATAACCATAGTTGATTTTGATATGTATGACGAGTCTAATCAAAATCGTCAAATGTGGTCTGAGTTGCATGAAGGCGAGATAAAAGTTGAAGCCCTAAAAGAGCATTATCCAAATTTAAAGATTATAAATCAAAAAATAGATGAAGATTGGGTATGGAACTTTGACTTTGATTCTTATGATTTGGTACTGGATGCAATAGACGATACTAAGGCAAAAATCGCACTTGCACAAAAGTGTTACAAAAAACTAATATCAAGTTTTGGAAGTGCAAAACGTATAGATGCATCAGCTGTAAAAGTAGATGATATTTGGAAAACATATGGAGATAAGTTTGGCTCAAAGATAAGATATGAGCTTAAAAAACGCGGTTTTAAGAAAAAGTATAAAGTTATATTTTCTTCAGAAGAGGCACGTGTTAAAGAAAAGGGGTCTTTTATGGGAGTTACCGCTACTTTTGGACTTTTTATGTGCAGTGAAGCTCTAAAAAGATTAATAAAATAG
- a CDS encoding chemotaxis protein CheW, giving the protein MSDKLKDVINKQNAQQNQDDSLTQLDDIVQLVGFIIGDEEYAVPILSIQEIIKPFSWTRVPQVPPYVKGVFNMRGAVIPLIDLRLKFGLSEQKHNDETRFIVMKHGDEVAGFVIDRLTMALRIKKDNIGPAPDTINAEDSLIDGVGKEKDRIITILKPDKLLQRDF; this is encoded by the coding sequence ATGAGTGACAAATTAAAAGATGTAATAAACAAGCAAAATGCGCAGCAAAATCAGGACGATAGTTTAACTCAACTGGATGATATAGTTCAACTTGTCGGATTTATTATAGGTGATGAAGAATACGCAGTGCCTATTTTATCTATTCAAGAGATTATTAAACCTTTTTCATGGACACGTGTACCGCAAGTTCCACCTTACGTAAAAGGTGTTTTTAATATGCGTGGAGCTGTTATTCCACTGATAGATTTGCGCTTAAAATTTGGTTTGAGTGAACAAAAACATAATGATGAGACACGCTTTATCGTTATGAAACACGGTGATGAAGTGGCAGGATTTGTTATAGATAGACTGACTATGGCACTTCGTATCAAAAAGGATAATATAGGACCTGCACCAGATACTATTAATGCAGAAGATTCTTTAATAGACGGTGTTGGTAAAGAGAAAGACAGAATCATAACTATATTAAAACCCGATAAACTTTTACAAAGAGATTTTTAA
- a CDS encoding hybrid sensor histidine kinase/response regulator has protein sequence MDEFQEILQDFLVESFELVEKLDEDLVELESNPEDLELLNGIFRVAHTVKGASSFLNMDVLTHLTHHMENILNKARHGELVITPDVMDVILESVDLMKQLLETIRDTSTDAGVDVSECVARLDKIDGGDGNVETPESSAAPIEQEEVVEETSSSNDDEPDYENMSDEDVEAEIERLLAERQAEDKAKREAKIASGESVPEAPPSPEEVEEENDIPEPVAAPVAAKNTSAKKEDFKEDSSKAAPAKKTQTVEQTIRVDVKRLDHLMNLIGELVLAKNRLIKINDDVEERYEGEEFLEELNQVVSIVSLVTTDLQIAVMKTRMLPVGKVFNKFPRMIRDLTRELNKKIELEISGEDTELDKSIVEEIGDPLVHIIRNSCDHGIENPDVRLAAGKDEQGTIKLKAYNEGNQIVIQIDDDGKGLDADMLKDKSIEKGIITEKEADMMSDKEAFALIFKPGFSTAAQVTNVSGRGVGMDVVKTNIEKLNGIIDIDSELGSGTSIKLKIPLTLAIIQALLVGVQEEAYAIPLASVMETVRISTDEIYTVEGRSVMRLRDEVLSLVHIGDIFEVERIIDGGEHAYVVVLGLGAQKLGLIVDTLVGQEEIVIKSLGEYLKGIDGIAGATIRGDGGVTLIVDVVALMEMAKNVKSSVNQASLQNEAAASKEKTQASDYAVMIVDDSKTDRTIMRKAIEPLGITLVEAGDGQEALNILKQGDHNFDAMLIDIEMPRMDGYTLATEIKKYNRYKNLPLIAVTSRTGKSDRMRGVESGMVEYITKPYSSDYLSSVVQRNVNFKSEFLS, from the coding sequence ATGGATGAATTTCAAGAGATACTGCAGGACTTTTTAGTTGAGTCTTTTGAATTGGTTGAAAAACTGGATGAAGACCTTGTAGAACTGGAGTCAAATCCGGAAGATTTAGAACTGTTAAACGGAATATTTCGTGTAGCACATACCGTTAAGGGTGCTTCTTCATTTTTAAATATGGATGTTTTAACCCATTTAACACACCATATGGAAAATATCTTAAATAAAGCTAGACACGGTGAACTTGTAATTACGCCTGATGTTATGGACGTTATTTTAGAATCAGTTGATTTGATGAAACAGTTGTTAGAAACTATTCGCGATACTAGTACCGATGCCGGTGTAGATGTTAGCGAATGTGTGGCAAGATTAGATAAGATAGACGGAGGGGACGGTAATGTTGAAACTCCTGAATCATCTGCCGCTCCGATAGAACAAGAAGAAGTTGTTGAAGAAACTTCGTCTTCTAATGATGATGAACCTGATTATGAAAATATGAGCGATGAGGATGTTGAAGCTGAGATAGAAAGACTTTTAGCCGAGCGTCAAGCTGAAGACAAAGCAAAAAGAGAGGCTAAAATCGCTTCAGGTGAGAGTGTCCCTGAAGCTCCTCCTTCACCTGAAGAAGTTGAAGAGGAAAATGATATACCTGAACCGGTTGCAGCACCTGTAGCAGCTAAAAATACTTCTGCCAAAAAAGAAGATTTTAAAGAGGATTCTTCAAAAGCTGCTCCTGCTAAAAAAACCCAAACTGTTGAACAGACTATCCGTGTGGATGTTAAAAGACTTGACCACTTAATGAATCTTATTGGTGAACTTGTACTTGCTAAAAATAGATTAATCAAAATTAATGATGATGTCGAAGAACGTTATGAGGGTGAAGAATTTTTAGAAGAACTTAATCAGGTAGTATCTATAGTTTCTCTTGTTACGACTGACTTGCAGATAGCGGTTATGAAAACAAGAATGCTACCTGTGGGTAAAGTATTTAATAAGTTCCCAAGAATGATTCGTGATTTAACTCGTGAATTAAACAAAAAAATAGAACTTGAAATATCAGGTGAGGATACTGAACTTGATAAATCTATTGTTGAGGAGATAGGTGATCCGTTAGTACATATTATTCGCAATTCATGTGACCACGGTATAGAAAACCCTGATGTTCGTTTGGCTGCCGGTAAAGATGAACAGGGTACAATCAAGCTAAAAGCTTATAATGAAGGTAATCAGATTGTTATCCAGATAGATGACGACGGAAAAGGTCTTGATGCAGATATGTTAAAAGACAAATCTATAGAAAAAGGGATTATTACCGAAAAAGAAGCAGACATGATGTCTGATAAAGAAGCATTTGCTCTCATCTTTAAACCAGGTTTCTCAACCGCTGCACAAGTGACTAACGTAAGTGGTCGCGGTGTTGGTATGGATGTTGTTAAAACAAATATCGAAAAGTTAAACGGTATAATAGATATAGACTCTGAACTAGGTTCAGGTACATCTATAAAATTAAAAATACCTCTAACTCTTGCAATTATTCAAGCTCTTTTAGTCGGTGTTCAAGAAGAAGCTTATGCAATTCCGCTTGCTTCGGTTATGGAGACTGTTAGAATTTCAACGGATGAGATATATACGGTTGAAGGTAGAAGTGTTATGAGACTTCGTGATGAAGTTTTATCGCTTGTTCATATAGGAGATATTTTTGAAGTTGAGCGTATTATAGACGGTGGAGAACACGCATACGTAGTGGTCCTTGGTCTTGGTGCTCAAAAACTCGGACTAATTGTTGATACCCTTGTCGGTCAAGAAGAGATAGTTATTAAATCTCTTGGTGAATACTTAAAAGGAATTGACGGAATTGCGGGTGCGACCATTCGTGGTGACGGTGGTGTTACGCTTATTGTTGATGTCGTAGCACTTATGGAGATGGCAAAAAATGTAAAATCAAGTGTAAACCAAGCTTCACTTCAAAATGAAGCTGCGGCTTCTAAGGAAAAAACACAAGCAAGCGACTATGCTGTTATGATTGTAGATGATTCAAAAACAGATAGAACAATTATGAGAAAAGCGATAGAACCGTTAGGAATAACACTCGTAGAAGCGGGTGACGGTCAAGAAGCGTTAAATATCTTAAAGCAGGGTGATCATAATTTTGATGCTATGCTAATTGATATCGAGATGCCGAGAATGGATGGATATACTTTAGCTACGGAGATTAAAAAATATAACAGATATAAAAATCTACCACTTATTGCGGTAACTTCACGTACTGGTAAATCTGACCGTATGCGTGGTGTAGAGAGTGGAATGGTTGAGTATATTACTAAACCGTATTCATCAGATTATTTATCAAGCGTAGTTCAAAGAAACGTAAACTTTAAATCGGAGTTCCTATCATGA
- a CDS encoding MlaE family ABC transporter permease, producing the protein MDAKLDITHSGNELTFIFRGEFSLYNISGYEKKINTLDLSSYTHINIDINTLTYLDTSASIFLNIFMQKLNKNNISYNLICSSSEFLDTLNLANKYADKTTPVKQRKKNFLENIGKESFENFMGLLDFFAFLGKLFSTKLNLIHNFKSIRYKEIAFEINESAIKAFGIIALTSFLIGLVVAYQGAYQLKTYGASIFIVDMLGISILRELSPIITAIVIAGRSGSAYTAQIGAMKITEELDAMRTMGFDPYLFLVLPRIIALMIMMPILIFFSDIMAMVGGMIVANVDLDITVNMFLDRFLIAIDIKHFYVGIFKGPFFAFLIATIGIYRGMAVKDDTQSIGFNTTKSVVESIFAVIMCDAVFSIIFTNLGI; encoded by the coding sequence ATGGATGCAAAACTAGATATAACACATAGCGGTAATGAGCTCACCTTTATTTTTAGAGGTGAGTTTAGTTTGTATAATATATCGGGTTATGAAAAAAAGATTAATACACTCGACCTTTCTTCATATACACATATAAATATAGATATAAATACACTTACTTATTTAGATACGTCGGCATCTATATTTTTAAATATATTTATGCAAAAATTAAATAAAAATAACATCTCTTATAATCTTATTTGTAGTTCATCAGAATTCTTAGATACACTTAATTTGGCGAATAAGTATGCTGATAAAACTACACCCGTTAAACAAAGAAAAAAAAACTTTTTGGAAAATATAGGTAAAGAGTCTTTTGAAAATTTTATGGGTTTATTAGATTTTTTTGCTTTTTTAGGAAAACTCTTCTCTACAAAACTTAATTTAATACATAATTTTAAATCGATAAGATATAAAGAGATTGCTTTTGAAATAAATGAAAGTGCAATTAAAGCTTTTGGTATTATAGCATTAACAAGTTTTTTAATAGGGCTTGTAGTAGCTTATCAAGGGGCATACCAGTTAAAAACCTACGGAGCTAGTATATTTATAGTAGATATGCTCGGAATATCGATTTTGCGTGAACTATCTCCGATTATTACGGCAATAGTAATAGCCGGACGAAGCGGTAGTGCATATACCGCTCAAATCGGTGCTATGAAAATCACTGAAGAATTAGATGCAATGCGTACAATGGGTTTTGATCCATATCTTTTTTTGGTATTGCCTAGAATTATTGCACTTATGATTATGATGCCTATACTAATATTTTTCTCGGATATTATGGCTATGGTTGGTGGAATGATTGTAGCAAATGTTGATTTGGATATTACCGTAAATATGTTTTTAGATAGATTTTTGATAGCAATTGATATAAAACATTTTTACGTAGGGATTTTTAAAGGTCCGTTTTTTGCATTTTTAATAGCAACTATAGGGATTTACAGAGGGATGGCTGTAAAAGACGATACTCAAAGCATCGGGTTCAATACTACAAAAAGTGTAGTTGAATCAATATTTGCAGTTATTATGTGTGATGCGGTATTTTCCATAATTTTTACAAATCTAGGTATATAA
- a CDS encoding thiamine biosynthesis protein ThiF — MIAGFEDKLACEGIVGDGCGGGRVFYIDAQTLYAYDPITKESTKLLDKVIDAKSISKKACIITIECKDETIRFDLSLLHKI; from the coding sequence ATGATAGCTGGTTTTGAGGATAAACTTGCATGTGAGGGTATAGTCGGTGACGGATGCGGCGGCGGACGTGTATTTTATATAGATGCACAAACACTTTATGCATATGATCCTATAACAAAAGAAAGTACAAAACTTTTAGACAAAGTTATAGATGCAAAAAGTATCTCAAAAAAAGCCTGTATTATTACCATAGAGTGTAAAGATGAAACTATAAGATTTGATTTATCTCTTCTTCATAAAATTTGA
- the greA gene encoding transcription elongation factor GreA: MQKVEPMTLFGYNKLQAEVKELKEVKRPAVVKAIEEAVEQGDLKENAEYHAAKEDQKNIDNRLAELAEIIGNAQIVDPSELEHSRVSFGSTVVLEDLDSGEEMTYTIVGGSESNPEMGLISFSSPLAKQLLGKEEGDDFKVRLPGGEKELEILEVRYQEIVFETH, from the coding sequence ATGCAAAAAGTTGAACCTATGACACTGTTTGGATATAACAAACTACAAGCAGAAGTAAAAGAATTAAAAGAAGTTAAACGCCCTGCAGTTGTTAAGGCTATTGAAGAAGCGGTGGAACAAGGGGATTTAAAAGAAAATGCCGAATATCATGCCGCAAAAGAGGACCAAAAAAATATAGACAACCGTTTAGCTGAACTAGCTGAAATAATCGGTAATGCACAGATAGTAGATCCGAGTGAGCTGGAACATTCTCGTGTATCTTTTGGTTCAACAGTAGTTTTAGAGGATTTAGACAGTGGAGAAGAGATGACTTACACTATCGTCGGCGGTAGTGAATCTAATCCGGAGATGGGGCTTATTTCATTTTCATCGCCTCTAGCTAAACAACTTTTGGGAAAAGAAGAAGGAGATGACTTTAAAGTTCGTCTTCCAGGCGGTGAAAAAGAGTTGGAGATATTAGAGGTTAGATATCAGGAGATAGTTTTTGAAACACATTAA